In one window of Synergistes jonesii DNA:
- a CDS encoding N-acetylmuramoyl-L-alanine amidase family protein gives MAALLIAAAALLLIPHCRACAEDTIELWNGAVKKGDIPTRTTSSYREVAIDEVLMSLGLLPKRDLTSISSTMSGRKIEFWNASNVVRSAGKIVSLPIPVSSGDGHWWGEAGGVKDAVEYFFASTGKEANFRWGAAPAREPAAQPTQNQSAPGDSRSGRAPLVEIPKAEPSSPETERAQREAAERRSAKSDGSEPAPQELVPRSAEAPKAEEQPSVEPPAPPEEKPAPPQPAAPAAASPFTGNRRPIVVVDAGHGGHDPGAVANNVREKDINLKAALQLKGILASYGVDARLTRAKDVFLKLAERTAFANKNDADVFVSLHCNAMPKGRGGVAGLEYYIMALPSDRDAMNLAIAENREVSAGVDSAAAAKNADKKTQLLLKILGDMQQNDKINESTALSEMLHRSSKAAGLPMRKVAQAPFFVLRGAGMPAVLVEMGYLTNAPEAARLSSASYRDKLCRAIAQGVVQYIREHPTQR, from the coding sequence ATGGCCGCCTTGCTTATCGCGGCGGCCGCGCTCCTTCTGATTCCACACTGCCGCGCTTGCGCGGAGGATACGATCGAGCTGTGGAACGGAGCAGTGAAAAAAGGGGACATACCGACGCGCACGACCTCGTCGTATCGCGAAGTCGCGATAGACGAAGTGCTCATGTCGCTAGGCCTGCTCCCGAAAAGGGACCTCACGTCGATATCTTCGACGATGAGCGGCAGAAAGATCGAATTCTGGAACGCGTCGAACGTCGTCCGCTCTGCGGGGAAGATAGTGAGCCTTCCGATTCCCGTTTCGAGCGGCGACGGGCACTGGTGGGGCGAAGCGGGCGGCGTGAAGGACGCGGTGGAATATTTCTTCGCCTCGACCGGCAAAGAAGCGAACTTCCGCTGGGGCGCCGCGCCGGCTCGGGAGCCTGCGGCGCAGCCCACGCAGAATCAGAGCGCGCCGGGTGATTCTCGCTCCGGCAGGGCGCCTCTCGTGGAGATACCGAAGGCCGAGCCCTCTTCGCCGGAGACGGAGCGGGCGCAGCGTGAGGCGGCGGAGCGTCGGAGCGCCAAGAGCGACGGCAGCGAGCCGGCGCCCCAGGAGCTGGTCCCCCGGAGCGCCGAAGCGCCGAAGGCGGAAGAGCAGCCGAGCGTCGAGCCGCCGGCGCCCCCCGAAGAAAAGCCCGCGCCGCCCCAGCCGGCCGCTCCGGCTGCGGCTTCTCCCTTCACTGGGAACAGACGTCCGATAGTCGTCGTAGACGCGGGACACGGCGGGCACGACCCGGGGGCCGTGGCCAACAACGTGCGCGAAAAGGACATAAACCTGAAGGCCGCGCTGCAGCTCAAGGGCATCTTGGCGTCGTACGGCGTCGATGCGCGGCTGACGCGCGCCAAGGACGTCTTCCTGAAGCTCGCCGAGCGTACGGCCTTCGCGAACAAAAACGACGCCGACGTCTTTGTGAGCCTTCACTGCAATGCGATGCCGAAGGGGCGCGGCGGCGTCGCAGGGCTCGAATACTACATCATGGCGCTGCCCTCGGACAGGGACGCCATGAACTTGGCCATCGCCGAAAACAGGGAAGTCTCGGCCGGCGTGGACAGCGCGGCGGCGGCGAAGAACGCCGACAAAAAAACTCAGCTTCTGCTGAAGATACTCGGCGACATGCAGCAGAACGACAAAATAAACGAAAGCACCGCGCTCTCCGAGATGCTGCACCGTTCGTCGAAGGCGGCGGGGCTTCCGATGAGAAAAGTCGCCCAGGCGCCCTTCTTCGTCCTGCGCGGCGCCGGGATGCCGGCCGTCCTCGTTGAAATGGGCTATCTGACGAACGCGCCGGAGGCGGCGAGGCTCTCCTCGGCGTCATACCGCGACAAGCTCTGCCGCGCGATCGCGCAGGGCGTCGTACAGTACATCAGAGAACATCCGACACAAAGATAA